A single Hippocampus zosterae strain Florida chromosome 19, ASM2543408v3, whole genome shotgun sequence DNA region contains:
- the pum2 gene encoding pumilio homolog 2 isoform X4 — protein MSIPCSILGMNDVAWQETRGGMLHANGAPEAGGVRVHGGGPLAAVAGQATGGPHLQGMDRTGNPTPGTPQPPLSGRSQDDATVGYFFQRQAGEQLAGCAPGKHRWPTGDPNHVDQVRAVDEMNYDFQALALESRGMGEILPAKKLWDSDELAKDGRKGMLLGEEWRDNAWGSSHHSVSQPIMVQRRPGQGFHGNGDANSVLSPRSEGGGLGVSMVEYVLSSSPGDKMDGRYRNGGYGGGDTDQDGREKNDGPEKVSPFEEDKSPEMKVGDDGDSAKANGRSLLNGMDRDCKDFNPTPGSRQASPTESVERMGPNQTGLEMMTQHHVHAHAHAHAHAHAHAHAHAHAHAHAHAHAHAHALQQQNHSKGPVEDFQNQEGQNMGGMEQQAGVESLQFEYAGNQIQVDSSGTPVGLFDYSSQQQLFQRSNTLTVQQLTAAQQQQYALAAAQQQHLAGLAPAFVPNPYIINAAPPGADPYTAAGLAAAATLAGPTVVPPQYYGVPWGVYPANLFQQQAASTANHSANQQASNQGPGPGQPQVMRTGNNQRPLTPGQGQQSQQESLAAAAAAANPALAYAGMPGYQVLAPAAYYDQTGALVMGPSARTGLGGPVRLVQTPLLINPAAAQAAAAASASGSGNNMPGPPANGMYRSMPQPQPQPQQQQAPPQSSGLQSSSFYGSGSVPNTSQSSSLFSHTSAPPPPQSSSLGFSSTGSSLGVGLASALGGFGSSVSSSTSSSVSRRDSLLTSSDLYKRGSSSLTPIGQPFYNSLGYSSSPSPIGLTPGHSPLTPPPSLPSSHGSSSSLHLGGLTNGSGRYISAAPGAEAKYRSAGGTSSLFNSSSQLFPPSRPRYSRSDVMPSGRSRLLEDFRNNRFPNLQLRDLPGHMVEFSQDQHGSRFIQQKLERASPAERQMVFGEILQAAYQLMTDVFGNYVIQKFFEFGSADQKLALATRIRGHVLPLALQMYGCRVIQKALESISSDQQSDIVRELDGHVLKCVKDQNGNHVVQKCIECVQPQALQFIIDAFQGQVFVLSTHPYGCRVIQRILEHCTQEQTLPILEELHQHSEQLGQDQYGNYVIQHVLEHGRPEDKSKIVAEVRGKVLLLSQHKFASNVVEKCVIHSSRAERALLIDEVCCQKDGPHSALYTMMKDQYANYVVQRMIDMAEPAQRKIIMHKIRPHIATLRKYTYGKHILAKLEKYYMKSGSELGPIGGPTNGLM, from the exons ATGAGCATTCCATGCAGCATCCTAGGTATGAATGACGTGGCCTGGCAGGAGACAAGAGGTGGGATGCTGCATGCAAATGGCGCTCCTGAGGCCGGAGGGGTCAGGGTTCACGGTGGAGGGCCCCTAGCCGCGGTGGCGGGCCAGGCTACAGGGGGCCCCCATTTACAGGGCATGGATCGGACGGGCAACCCCACGCCGGGAACACCGCAGCCGCCGTTGAGCGGTCGTTCGCAGGACGACGCCACGGTCGGCTACTTCTTCCAGAGGCAGGCCGGGGAGCAGCTGGCAGGTTGCGCGCCGGGCAAGCATCGCTGGCCCACCGGGGACCCCAATCATGTTGATCAG GTCCGCGCTGTGGATGAAATGAACTATGACTTTCAAGCTCTGGCTTTGGAGTCCAGAGGAATGGGAGAG ATTTTGCCGGCGAAAAAGCTCTGGGACTCTGATGAACTGGCCAAGGATGGAAGAAAAGGAATGCTTCTTGGAGAGGAGTGGAGGGACAATGCCTGGGGGTCATCAC ACCATTCAGTCTCCCAACCAATTATGGTCCAGCGACGGCCGGGTCAGGGTTTCCACGGCAACGGCGACGCCAACTCGGTGCTCTCGCCCCGCTCGGAGGGCGGAGGTTTGGGTGTGAGCATGGTGGAGTACGTGCTGAGCTCGTCTCCCGGCGACAAGATGGACGGCCGTTACCGGAACGGCGGCTAC GGCGGAGGCGATACAGACCAGGACGGGAGAGAGAAGAATGATGGCCCCGAGAAAGTCTCTCCGTTTGAGGAAGACAAGAGCCCTGAGATGAAGGTGGGGGACGACGGCGATTCCGCGAAAGCCAATGGAAGAAGTTTACTGAACGGCATGGACAGAGACTGCAAAGACTTCAA TCCAACTCCAGGAAGCCGTCAAGCTTCTCCAACTGAATCTGTGGAGAGGATGGGCCCGAACCAGACCGGATTGGAGATGATGACCCAACATCACGTCCACGCTCACGCCCATGCTCACGCCCACGCCCATGCTCACGCCCACGCCCATGCTCACGCCCATGCGCACGCTCACGCCCACGCGCACGCTCACGCTCTCCAACAACAGAACCACAGCAAGGGCCCAGTGGAGGACTTTCAGAACCAGGAAGGCCAGAACATGGGTGGCATGGAACAACAAGCCGGTGTCGAATCCCTCCAGTTTGAATATGCAGGGAACCAGATTCAAGTGGACTCCTCCGGAACCCCGGTGGGGTTGTTTGACTACAGCTCGCAGCAgcag TTATTCCAGCGGTCAAATACCCTCACGGTCCAGCAGCTCACAGCAGCCCAGCAGCAACAATATGCCCTGGCAGCGGCTCAACAGCAGCACCTTG CTGGCCTCGCTCCCGCGTTTGTGCCAAACCCTTACATCATCAACGCCGCACCCCCTGGAGCTGATCCATACACGGCAGCGGGGCTGGCGGCAGCAGCGACTCTTGCAG GGCCCACGGTGGTTCCACCGCAATATTATGGCGTTCCTTGGGGTGTGTACCCGGCCAACCTTTTTCAGCAACAGGCCGCATCTACTGCCAATCACTCTGCGAATCAGCAAGCATCCAATCAGGGACCAGGGCCGGGCCAACCTCAG GTAATGCGCACGGGAAACAACCAGCGTCCTCTTACGCCCGGTCAAGGTCAACAAAGTCAGCAGGAATCTCTGGCTGCAGCGGCTGCCGCCGCAAACCCCGCACTGGCGTATGCCGGAATGCCCG GTTATCAGGTGTTGGCCCCCGCAGCTTATTACGACCAGACCGGCGCACTGGTGATGGGTCCAAGTGCTCGAACCGGCCTCGGCGGGCCAGTTCGTTTAGTCCAAACGCCTCTCCTCATCAACCCCGCAGCAGCCCAGGCTG CCGCTGCGGCGTCCGCGTCCGGTTCCGGTAACAACATGCCAGGCCCTCCGGCCAACGGCATGTACCGCTCCATGCCTCAACCGCAGCCtcagccgcagcagcagcaggctccCCCTCAGAGCAGCGGCCTGCAGTCCAGTTCCTTCTACGGCTCCGGCTCTGTCCCCAACACCTCTCAGAGCAGCTCGCTTTTCTCGCACACATcggctccgccgccgccgcagagcTCCTCGTTGGGCTTCAGCAGCACCGGCAGCTCGCTCGGCGTGGGTCTGGCGTCTGCCCTCGGAGGATTCGGCTCGTCGG TGTCGAGCTCAACGAGTAGCAGCGTGTCTCGCAGGGACTCCCTGTTGACGAGCTCGGATCTTTACAAGCGCGGAAGCAGCAGTTTAACTCCCATCGGCCAGCCCTTTTACAACAGCCTGGGTTACTCCTCCTCACCCAGCCCCATCGGACTCACCCCCGGCCACTCGCCTCTCACTCCCCCGCCTTCTCTTCCCTCCTCTCACGGGTCCTCCTCCAGCCTTCACCTCG GTGGCTTGACAAATGGCAGTGGGCGTTACATCTCCGCAGCACCCGGAGCCGAGGCCAAGTACCGCAGCGCCGGCGGCACCTCGAGCCTATTTAATTCCAGCAGCCAGCTCTTCCCACCGTCTCGGCCTCGCTACAGCCGCTCGGACGTGATGCCGTCCGGCCGCAGCCGCCTCCTGGAAGACTTCAGGAACAACCGCTTTCCAAACCTTCAACTCCGAGACCTGCCTGGACACATGGTGGAGTTCTCGCAAGACCAGCACGGATCCAG ATTCATCCAGCAGAAACTGGAGAGGGCCAGTCCCGCCGAGAGACAGATGGTTTTCGGAGAGATCCTACAAGCAGCATACCAGCTGATGACAGATGTGTTTGGCAACTATGTCATCCAGAAATTCTTTGAG TTTGGAAGCGCGGACCAGAAGCTGGCGTTGGCAACTCGGATCCGCGGCCATGTCCTTCCCTTGGCTTTACAGATGTACGGCTGCAGGGTCATTCAGAAAGCCTTAGAGTCCATTTCTTCAGACCAGCAG AGTGACATCGTTCGTGAGCTGGACGGCCATGTTTTAAAGTGCGTGAAGGACCAGAATGGTAACCATGtggtgcaaaagtgcatcgaGTGTGTCCAGCCGCAAGCTCTGCAGTTCATTATAGACGCCTTCCAAGGCCAG GTGTTTGTCCTCTCCACGCACCCTTACGGCTGCCGAGTCATCCAAAGGATTTTGGAGCACTGCACCCAGGAGCAGACTTTGCCAATACTGGAAGAGTTGCATCAGCACTCTGAGCAACTGGGTCAG GATCAGTATGGTAACTACGTCATTCAGCATGTCTTGGAGCACGGCAGACCGGAAGACAAGAGCAAGATCGTTGCGGAAGTGCGTGGGAAAGTCCTTCTGCTGAGCCAACATAAATTTGCAAG CAACGTTGTGGAAAAGTGCGTGATCCACTCCTCGCGTGCCGAGAGAGCTCTGCTGATCGACGAGGTGTGCTGCCAGAAGGACGGCCCCCACAGCGCCCTGTACACCATGATGAAGGACCAGTACGCCAACTACGTGGTCCAAAGAATGATCGACATGGCCGAACCCGCCCAGCGGAAAATCATCATGCACAAG ATCCGGCCTCACATCGCCACCTTGCGCAAGTACACTTacggaaaacacattttggccAAACTGGAAAAGTATTACATGAAGAGTGGCTCCGAGTTGGGTCCAATCGGCGGCCCCACAAACGGCCTCATGTAG
- the pum2 gene encoding pumilio homolog 2 isoform X2: protein MSIPCSILGMNDVAWQETRGGMLHANGAPEAGGVRVHGGGPLAAVAGQATGGPHLQGMDRTGNPTPGTPQPPLSGRSQDDATVGYFFQRQAGEQLAGCAPGKHRWPTGDPNHVDQVRAVDEMNYDFQALALESRGMGEILPAKKLWDSDELAKDGRKGMLLGEEWRDNAWGSSHHSVSQPIMVQRRPGQGFHGNGDANSVLSPRSEGGGLGVSMVEYVLSSSPGDKMDGRYRNGGYGGGDTDQDGREKNDGPEKVSPFEEDKSPEMKVGDDGDSAKANGRSLLNGMDRDCKDFNPTPGSRQASPTESVERMGPNQTGLEMMTQHHVHAHAHAHAHAHAHAHAHAHAHAHAHAHAHAHALQQQNHSKGPVEDFQNQEGQNMGGMEQQAGVESLQFEYAGNQIQVDSSGTPVGLFDYSSQQQLFQRSNTLTVQQLTAAQQQQYALAAAQQQHLAGLAPAFVPNPYIINAAPPGADPYTAAGLAAAATLAGPTVVPPQYYGVPWGVYPANLFQQQAASTANHSANQQASNQGPGPGQPQVMRTGNNQRPLTPGQGQQSQQESLAAAAAAANPALAYAGMPGYQVLAPAAYYDQTGALVMGPSARTGLGGPVRLVQTPLLINPAAAQAAAAASASGSGNNMPGPPANGMYRSMPQPQPQPQQQQAPPQSSGLQSSSFYGSGSVPNTSQSSSLFSHTSAPPPPQSSSLGFSSTGSSLGVGLASALGGFGSSVSSSTSSSVSRRDSLLTSSDLYKRGSSSLTPIGQPFYNSLGYSSSPSPIGLTPGHSPLTPPPSLPSSHGSSSSLHLGGLTNGSGRYISAAPGAEAKYRSAGGTSSLFNSSSQLFPPSRPRYSRSDVMPSGRSRLLEDFRNNRFPNLQLRDLPGHMVEFSQDQHGSRFIQQKLERASPAERQMVFGEILQAAYQLMTDVFGNYVIQKFFEFGSADQKLALATRIRGHVLPLALQMYGCRVIQKALESISSDQQSDIVRELDGHVLKCVKDQNGNHVVQKCIECVQPQALQFIIDAFQGQVFVLSTHPYGCRVIQRILEHCTQEQTLPILEELHQHSEQLGQKYQGVSLEMTPKTYYTVSRDALFKDQYGNYVIQHVLEHGRPEDKSKIVAEVRGKVLLLSQHKFASNVVEKCVIHSSRAERALLIDEVCCQKDGPHSALYTMMKDQYANYVVQRMIDMAEPAQRKIIMHKIRPHIATLRKYTYGKHILAKLEKYYMKSGSELGPIGGPTNGLM from the exons ATGAGCATTCCATGCAGCATCCTAGGTATGAATGACGTGGCCTGGCAGGAGACAAGAGGTGGGATGCTGCATGCAAATGGCGCTCCTGAGGCCGGAGGGGTCAGGGTTCACGGTGGAGGGCCCCTAGCCGCGGTGGCGGGCCAGGCTACAGGGGGCCCCCATTTACAGGGCATGGATCGGACGGGCAACCCCACGCCGGGAACACCGCAGCCGCCGTTGAGCGGTCGTTCGCAGGACGACGCCACGGTCGGCTACTTCTTCCAGAGGCAGGCCGGGGAGCAGCTGGCAGGTTGCGCGCCGGGCAAGCATCGCTGGCCCACCGGGGACCCCAATCATGTTGATCAG GTCCGCGCTGTGGATGAAATGAACTATGACTTTCAAGCTCTGGCTTTGGAGTCCAGAGGAATGGGAGAG ATTTTGCCGGCGAAAAAGCTCTGGGACTCTGATGAACTGGCCAAGGATGGAAGAAAAGGAATGCTTCTTGGAGAGGAGTGGAGGGACAATGCCTGGGGGTCATCAC ACCATTCAGTCTCCCAACCAATTATGGTCCAGCGACGGCCGGGTCAGGGTTTCCACGGCAACGGCGACGCCAACTCGGTGCTCTCGCCCCGCTCGGAGGGCGGAGGTTTGGGTGTGAGCATGGTGGAGTACGTGCTGAGCTCGTCTCCCGGCGACAAGATGGACGGCCGTTACCGGAACGGCGGCTAC GGCGGAGGCGATACAGACCAGGACGGGAGAGAGAAGAATGATGGCCCCGAGAAAGTCTCTCCGTTTGAGGAAGACAAGAGCCCTGAGATGAAGGTGGGGGACGACGGCGATTCCGCGAAAGCCAATGGAAGAAGTTTACTGAACGGCATGGACAGAGACTGCAAAGACTTCAA TCCAACTCCAGGAAGCCGTCAAGCTTCTCCAACTGAATCTGTGGAGAGGATGGGCCCGAACCAGACCGGATTGGAGATGATGACCCAACATCACGTCCACGCTCACGCCCATGCTCACGCCCACGCCCATGCTCACGCCCACGCCCATGCTCACGCCCATGCGCACGCTCACGCCCACGCGCACGCTCACGCTCTCCAACAACAGAACCACAGCAAGGGCCCAGTGGAGGACTTTCAGAACCAGGAAGGCCAGAACATGGGTGGCATGGAACAACAAGCCGGTGTCGAATCCCTCCAGTTTGAATATGCAGGGAACCAGATTCAAGTGGACTCCTCCGGAACCCCGGTGGGGTTGTTTGACTACAGCTCGCAGCAgcag TTATTCCAGCGGTCAAATACCCTCACGGTCCAGCAGCTCACAGCAGCCCAGCAGCAACAATATGCCCTGGCAGCGGCTCAACAGCAGCACCTTG CTGGCCTCGCTCCCGCGTTTGTGCCAAACCCTTACATCATCAACGCCGCACCCCCTGGAGCTGATCCATACACGGCAGCGGGGCTGGCGGCAGCAGCGACTCTTGCAG GGCCCACGGTGGTTCCACCGCAATATTATGGCGTTCCTTGGGGTGTGTACCCGGCCAACCTTTTTCAGCAACAGGCCGCATCTACTGCCAATCACTCTGCGAATCAGCAAGCATCCAATCAGGGACCAGGGCCGGGCCAACCTCAG GTAATGCGCACGGGAAACAACCAGCGTCCTCTTACGCCCGGTCAAGGTCAACAAAGTCAGCAGGAATCTCTGGCTGCAGCGGCTGCCGCCGCAAACCCCGCACTGGCGTATGCCGGAATGCCCG GTTATCAGGTGTTGGCCCCCGCAGCTTATTACGACCAGACCGGCGCACTGGTGATGGGTCCAAGTGCTCGAACCGGCCTCGGCGGGCCAGTTCGTTTAGTCCAAACGCCTCTCCTCATCAACCCCGCAGCAGCCCAGGCTG CCGCTGCGGCGTCCGCGTCCGGTTCCGGTAACAACATGCCAGGCCCTCCGGCCAACGGCATGTACCGCTCCATGCCTCAACCGCAGCCtcagccgcagcagcagcaggctccCCCTCAGAGCAGCGGCCTGCAGTCCAGTTCCTTCTACGGCTCCGGCTCTGTCCCCAACACCTCTCAGAGCAGCTCGCTTTTCTCGCACACATcggctccgccgccgccgcagagcTCCTCGTTGGGCTTCAGCAGCACCGGCAGCTCGCTCGGCGTGGGTCTGGCGTCTGCCCTCGGAGGATTCGGCTCGTCGG TGTCGAGCTCAACGAGTAGCAGCGTGTCTCGCAGGGACTCCCTGTTGACGAGCTCGGATCTTTACAAGCGCGGAAGCAGCAGTTTAACTCCCATCGGCCAGCCCTTTTACAACAGCCTGGGTTACTCCTCCTCACCCAGCCCCATCGGACTCACCCCCGGCCACTCGCCTCTCACTCCCCCGCCTTCTCTTCCCTCCTCTCACGGGTCCTCCTCCAGCCTTCACCTCG GTGGCTTGACAAATGGCAGTGGGCGTTACATCTCCGCAGCACCCGGAGCCGAGGCCAAGTACCGCAGCGCCGGCGGCACCTCGAGCCTATTTAATTCCAGCAGCCAGCTCTTCCCACCGTCTCGGCCTCGCTACAGCCGCTCGGACGTGATGCCGTCCGGCCGCAGCCGCCTCCTGGAAGACTTCAGGAACAACCGCTTTCCAAACCTTCAACTCCGAGACCTGCCTGGACACATGGTGGAGTTCTCGCAAGACCAGCACGGATCCAG ATTCATCCAGCAGAAACTGGAGAGGGCCAGTCCCGCCGAGAGACAGATGGTTTTCGGAGAGATCCTACAAGCAGCATACCAGCTGATGACAGATGTGTTTGGCAACTATGTCATCCAGAAATTCTTTGAG TTTGGAAGCGCGGACCAGAAGCTGGCGTTGGCAACTCGGATCCGCGGCCATGTCCTTCCCTTGGCTTTACAGATGTACGGCTGCAGGGTCATTCAGAAAGCCTTAGAGTCCATTTCTTCAGACCAGCAG AGTGACATCGTTCGTGAGCTGGACGGCCATGTTTTAAAGTGCGTGAAGGACCAGAATGGTAACCATGtggtgcaaaagtgcatcgaGTGTGTCCAGCCGCAAGCTCTGCAGTTCATTATAGACGCCTTCCAAGGCCAG GTGTTTGTCCTCTCCACGCACCCTTACGGCTGCCGAGTCATCCAAAGGATTTTGGAGCACTGCACCCAGGAGCAGACTTTGCCAATACTGGAAGAGTTGCATCAGCACTCTGAGCAACTGGGTCAG AAATATCAAGGCGTATCATTGGAGATGACACCCAAAACATATTATACAGTGTCCCGTGATGCACTGTTCAAG GATCAGTATGGTAACTACGTCATTCAGCATGTCTTGGAGCACGGCAGACCGGAAGACAAGAGCAAGATCGTTGCGGAAGTGCGTGGGAAAGTCCTTCTGCTGAGCCAACATAAATTTGCAAG CAACGTTGTGGAAAAGTGCGTGATCCACTCCTCGCGTGCCGAGAGAGCTCTGCTGATCGACGAGGTGTGCTGCCAGAAGGACGGCCCCCACAGCGCCCTGTACACCATGATGAAGGACCAGTACGCCAACTACGTGGTCCAAAGAATGATCGACATGGCCGAACCCGCCCAGCGGAAAATCATCATGCACAAG ATCCGGCCTCACATCGCCACCTTGCGCAAGTACACTTacggaaaacacattttggccAAACTGGAAAAGTATTACATGAAGAGTGGCTCCGAGTTGGGTCCAATCGGCGGCCCCACAAACGGCCTCATGTAG
- the pum2 gene encoding pumilio homolog 2 isoform X3 gives MSIPCSILGMNDVAWQETRGGMLHANGAPEAGGVRVHGGGPLAAVAGQATGGPHLQGMDRTGNPTPGTPQPPLSGRSQDDATVGYFFQRQAGEQLAGCAPGKHRWPTGDPNHVDQVRAVDEMNYDFQALALESRGMGEILPAKKLWDSDELAKDGRKGMLLGEEWRDNAWGSSHHSVSQPIMVQRRPGQGFHGNGDANSVLSPRSEGGGLGVSMVEYVLSSSPGDKMDGRYRNGGYGGGDTDQDGREKNDGPEKVSPFEEDKSPEMKVGDDGDSAKANGRSLLNGMDRDCKDFNPTPGSRQASPTESVERMGPNQTGLEMMTQHHVHAHAHAHAHAHAHAHAHAHAHAHAHAHAHAHALQQQNHSKGPVEDFQNQEGQNMGGMEQQAGVESLQFEYAGNQIQVDSSGTPVGLFDYSSQQQLFQRSNTLTVQQLTAAQQQQYALAAAQQQHLAGLAPAFVPNPYIINAAPPGADPYTAAGLAAAATLAGPTVVPPQYYGVPWGVYPANLFQQQAASTANHSANQQASNQGPGPGQPQVMRTGNNQRPLTPGQGQQSQQESLAAAAAAANPALAYAGMPGYQVLAPAAYYDQTGALVMGPSARTGLGGPVRLVQTPLLINPAAAQAAAAASASGSGNNMPGPPANGMYRSMPQPQPQPQQQQAPPQSSGLQSSSFYGSGSVPNTSQSSSLFSHTSAPPPPQSSSLGFSSTGSSLGVGLASALGGFGSSVSSSTSSSVSRRDSLLTSSDLYKRGSSSLTPIGQPFYNSLGYSSSPSPIGLTPGHSPLTPPPSLPSSHGSSSSLHLGGLTNGSGRYISAAPGAEAKYRSAGGTSSLFNSSSQLFPPSRPRYSRSDVMPSGRSRLLEDFRNNRFPNLQLRDLPGHMVEFSQDQHGSRFIQQKLERASPAERQMVFGEILQAAYQLMTDVFGNYVIQKFFEFGSADQKLALATRIRGHVLPLALQMYGCRVIQKALESISSDQQVISDIVRELDGHVLKCVKDQNGNHVVQKCIECVQPQALQFIIDAFQGQVFVLSTHPYGCRVIQRILEHCTQEQTLPILEELHQHSEQLGQDQYGNYVIQHVLEHGRPEDKSKIVAEVRGKVLLLSQHKFASNVVEKCVIHSSRAERALLIDEVCCQKDGPHSALYTMMKDQYANYVVQRMIDMAEPAQRKIIMHKIRPHIATLRKYTYGKHILAKLEKYYMKSGSELGPIGGPTNGLM, from the exons ATGAGCATTCCATGCAGCATCCTAGGTATGAATGACGTGGCCTGGCAGGAGACAAGAGGTGGGATGCTGCATGCAAATGGCGCTCCTGAGGCCGGAGGGGTCAGGGTTCACGGTGGAGGGCCCCTAGCCGCGGTGGCGGGCCAGGCTACAGGGGGCCCCCATTTACAGGGCATGGATCGGACGGGCAACCCCACGCCGGGAACACCGCAGCCGCCGTTGAGCGGTCGTTCGCAGGACGACGCCACGGTCGGCTACTTCTTCCAGAGGCAGGCCGGGGAGCAGCTGGCAGGTTGCGCGCCGGGCAAGCATCGCTGGCCCACCGGGGACCCCAATCATGTTGATCAG GTCCGCGCTGTGGATGAAATGAACTATGACTTTCAAGCTCTGGCTTTGGAGTCCAGAGGAATGGGAGAG ATTTTGCCGGCGAAAAAGCTCTGGGACTCTGATGAACTGGCCAAGGATGGAAGAAAAGGAATGCTTCTTGGAGAGGAGTGGAGGGACAATGCCTGGGGGTCATCAC ACCATTCAGTCTCCCAACCAATTATGGTCCAGCGACGGCCGGGTCAGGGTTTCCACGGCAACGGCGACGCCAACTCGGTGCTCTCGCCCCGCTCGGAGGGCGGAGGTTTGGGTGTGAGCATGGTGGAGTACGTGCTGAGCTCGTCTCCCGGCGACAAGATGGACGGCCGTTACCGGAACGGCGGCTAC GGCGGAGGCGATACAGACCAGGACGGGAGAGAGAAGAATGATGGCCCCGAGAAAGTCTCTCCGTTTGAGGAAGACAAGAGCCCTGAGATGAAGGTGGGGGACGACGGCGATTCCGCGAAAGCCAATGGAAGAAGTTTACTGAACGGCATGGACAGAGACTGCAAAGACTTCAA TCCAACTCCAGGAAGCCGTCAAGCTTCTCCAACTGAATCTGTGGAGAGGATGGGCCCGAACCAGACCGGATTGGAGATGATGACCCAACATCACGTCCACGCTCACGCCCATGCTCACGCCCACGCCCATGCTCACGCCCACGCCCATGCTCACGCCCATGCGCACGCTCACGCCCACGCGCACGCTCACGCTCTCCAACAACAGAACCACAGCAAGGGCCCAGTGGAGGACTTTCAGAACCAGGAAGGCCAGAACATGGGTGGCATGGAACAACAAGCCGGTGTCGAATCCCTCCAGTTTGAATATGCAGGGAACCAGATTCAAGTGGACTCCTCCGGAACCCCGGTGGGGTTGTTTGACTACAGCTCGCAGCAgcag TTATTCCAGCGGTCAAATACCCTCACGGTCCAGCAGCTCACAGCAGCCCAGCAGCAACAATATGCCCTGGCAGCGGCTCAACAGCAGCACCTTG CTGGCCTCGCTCCCGCGTTTGTGCCAAACCCTTACATCATCAACGCCGCACCCCCTGGAGCTGATCCATACACGGCAGCGGGGCTGGCGGCAGCAGCGACTCTTGCAG GGCCCACGGTGGTTCCACCGCAATATTATGGCGTTCCTTGGGGTGTGTACCCGGCCAACCTTTTTCAGCAACAGGCCGCATCTACTGCCAATCACTCTGCGAATCAGCAAGCATCCAATCAGGGACCAGGGCCGGGCCAACCTCAG GTAATGCGCACGGGAAACAACCAGCGTCCTCTTACGCCCGGTCAAGGTCAACAAAGTCAGCAGGAATCTCTGGCTGCAGCGGCTGCCGCCGCAAACCCCGCACTGGCGTATGCCGGAATGCCCG GTTATCAGGTGTTGGCCCCCGCAGCTTATTACGACCAGACCGGCGCACTGGTGATGGGTCCAAGTGCTCGAACCGGCCTCGGCGGGCCAGTTCGTTTAGTCCAAACGCCTCTCCTCATCAACCCCGCAGCAGCCCAGGCTG CCGCTGCGGCGTCCGCGTCCGGTTCCGGTAACAACATGCCAGGCCCTCCGGCCAACGGCATGTACCGCTCCATGCCTCAACCGCAGCCtcagccgcagcagcagcaggctccCCCTCAGAGCAGCGGCCTGCAGTCCAGTTCCTTCTACGGCTCCGGCTCTGTCCCCAACACCTCTCAGAGCAGCTCGCTTTTCTCGCACACATcggctccgccgccgccgcagagcTCCTCGTTGGGCTTCAGCAGCACCGGCAGCTCGCTCGGCGTGGGTCTGGCGTCTGCCCTCGGAGGATTCGGCTCGTCGG TGTCGAGCTCAACGAGTAGCAGCGTGTCTCGCAGGGACTCCCTGTTGACGAGCTCGGATCTTTACAAGCGCGGAAGCAGCAGTTTAACTCCCATCGGCCAGCCCTTTTACAACAGCCTGGGTTACTCCTCCTCACCCAGCCCCATCGGACTCACCCCCGGCCACTCGCCTCTCACTCCCCCGCCTTCTCTTCCCTCCTCTCACGGGTCCTCCTCCAGCCTTCACCTCG GTGGCTTGACAAATGGCAGTGGGCGTTACATCTCCGCAGCACCCGGAGCCGAGGCCAAGTACCGCAGCGCCGGCGGCACCTCGAGCCTATTTAATTCCAGCAGCCAGCTCTTCCCACCGTCTCGGCCTCGCTACAGCCGCTCGGACGTGATGCCGTCCGGCCGCAGCCGCCTCCTGGAAGACTTCAGGAACAACCGCTTTCCAAACCTTCAACTCCGAGACCTGCCTGGACACATGGTGGAGTTCTCGCAAGACCAGCACGGATCCAG ATTCATCCAGCAGAAACTGGAGAGGGCCAGTCCCGCCGAGAGACAGATGGTTTTCGGAGAGATCCTACAAGCAGCATACCAGCTGATGACAGATGTGTTTGGCAACTATGTCATCCAGAAATTCTTTGAG TTTGGAAGCGCGGACCAGAAGCTGGCGTTGGCAACTCGGATCCGCGGCCATGTCCTTCCCTTGGCTTTACAGATGTACGGCTGCAGGGTCATTCAGAAAGCCTTAGAGTCCATTTCTTCAGACCAGCAGGTAATT AGTGACATCGTTCGTGAGCTGGACGGCCATGTTTTAAAGTGCGTGAAGGACCAGAATGGTAACCATGtggtgcaaaagtgcatcgaGTGTGTCCAGCCGCAAGCTCTGCAGTTCATTATAGACGCCTTCCAAGGCCAG GTGTTTGTCCTCTCCACGCACCCTTACGGCTGCCGAGTCATCCAAAGGATTTTGGAGCACTGCACCCAGGAGCAGACTTTGCCAATACTGGAAGAGTTGCATCAGCACTCTGAGCAACTGGGTCAG GATCAGTATGGTAACTACGTCATTCAGCATGTCTTGGAGCACGGCAGACCGGAAGACAAGAGCAAGATCGTTGCGGAAGTGCGTGGGAAAGTCCTTCTGCTGAGCCAACATAAATTTGCAAG CAACGTTGTGGAAAAGTGCGTGATCCACTCCTCGCGTGCCGAGAGAGCTCTGCTGATCGACGAGGTGTGCTGCCAGAAGGACGGCCCCCACAGCGCCCTGTACACCATGATGAAGGACCAGTACGCCAACTACGTGGTCCAAAGAATGATCGACATGGCCGAACCCGCCCAGCGGAAAATCATCATGCACAAG ATCCGGCCTCACATCGCCACCTTGCGCAAGTACACTTacggaaaacacattttggccAAACTGGAAAAGTATTACATGAAGAGTGGCTCCGAGTTGGGTCCAATCGGCGGCCCCACAAACGGCCTCATGTAG